The window CCCCGACCGCCAGGCATAACCGCCCGGTGGTCGGGGCCGGTTTGTAGCAAGGAGCGATCTGAAATGAAACGATTCGGATTGCTCCTCATTCTTATCGCCCTGTTGGCTGTGGCCTGCGCCCCCGGCGCGTCGGAGACCGCGGTCGATCAGGCTGAGAGTGGGGAGACAGCGACAGAAACCGTGCCTACGGAAGAGACGACCACCGAAACGGAGGCCACCGGCGAAGAAGCCGCCGCCACCGTCGAACCGGCTGGTGGAGTAGACGGCGATCCAACCGTAGTGCGGGAGGACGACTGGCGCAAGGGCAACACGGTCGATCCGGCAGTTACGATCATCGAGTATGCCGACTTTCAATGTCCCGGCTGCGCGGGTTTTGCCCCGCTGCTGGAACAACTTGTGACCGCCCATCCTGATGACGTGCAGATCGTCTACCGTCATTTCCCGCTCACCAGCATCCACGCCAACGCCCAACTATCGGCCGAAGCCGCCGAGGCCGCCGGCGCCCAGGACACATTCTGGGAGTATCACGCGCTGCTGTTCGCCCGGCAGGCCGATTGGAGCAGCCTCGACGCGACCGCGGCGCGCCAGTTCTTTATCGACCTGGCCGCCGAGCTGGAACTGGACGCGGATCAGTTTGCGACCGAATTGGATGAGGGAACCCACACCGCGCGGGTTTCCGCTTCGGAACAAGAAGCGATGGCCTTGGGCTTGCCCGGCACGCCTTCGGCCATTGTCAATGGACAAATCGTTGCCGGTGAAAATTTACCCCGCGATATTGCCGCCTGGGAGGCATTCGTGGGCGAGGAGATTAAATTGAAAGACCTGAAATCCCGCCAATTCTCGGCCGCGCCCGAGATGACCATCAATCAGGATGCCCGCTATCTGGCCCACGTGGCGATGGCCTCGGGCGAGACCTTTACCATCGAACTGCTGCCCAAGTCGGCCCCCAAGACCGTCAATAGCTTTGTCTTCCTGGCCCGCAATGGCTGGTTCGACAACGTGACGTTCCATCGCGTGCTGCCCGGCTTTGTGGCCCAGACCGGCGACCCCAGCGGCACCGGCCGCGGCGGCCCCGGCTACATGATCCCCAACGAGATCGACACCAGCCTGTCGCATAATGAGGCCGGCGTCGTCGCCATGGCCAATGCCGGCCGCGATACCAACGGCAGCCAGTGGTACATCACCTTTGGCGACGTCAGCCAACTGGACGGTGGCTATACCATTTTCGGCCGGGTGATCGAGGGCATGGCAGTCGTTGAAGCCATCACGCCGCGCGACCCATCGCGCAACCCCAGCGCGCCGGCCGGCGATGCGATGACGACGATCACCATCGAAGAGATCTTGCCGTAGCCTGTCTGGATTATTGGGTAATAGCGTCAACGATACGCCCCACCGTTTCCCAAGGATGGCTTGATGACCCGACGGTTTGCCTTTCCAGTTGAGCCGTTGGTCACGAACACAGCGTTCAGATCACGCGGCCGAACGTCCTGCCGGTTACCGGACTTCGCCGACGTTCGGCCGCGTTTGCCTGAGCCGGTGTTGCCCCAGCATGCCGACTGGGAACAACTCTATTGGGTGGCCTGGGAATCCGTGTGGCGGTCTCTGCGGGAGCCTGCGGCCGATT is drawn from Candidatus Promineifilum breve and contains these coding sequences:
- a CDS encoding peptidylprolyl isomerase — encoded protein: MKRFGLLLILIALLAVACAPGASETAVDQAESGETATETVPTEETTTETEATGEEAAATVEPAGGVDGDPTVVREDDWRKGNTVDPAVTIIEYADFQCPGCAGFAPLLEQLVTAHPDDVQIVYRHFPLTSIHANAQLSAEAAEAAGAQDTFWEYHALLFARQADWSSLDATAARQFFIDLAAELELDADQFATELDEGTHTARVSASEQEAMALGLPGTPSAIVNGQIVAGENLPRDIAAWEAFVGEEIKLKDLKSRQFSAAPEMTINQDARYLAHVAMASGETFTIELLPKSAPKTVNSFVFLARNGWFDNVTFHRVLPGFVAQTGDPSGTGRGGPGYMIPNEIDTSLSHNEAGVVAMANAGRDTNGSQWYITFGDVSQLDGGYTIFGRVIEGMAVVEAITPRDPSRNPSAPAGDAMTTITIEEILP